A genomic window from Pirellulales bacterium includes:
- a CDS encoding NADH-quinone oxidoreductase subunit B family protein produces MAVELPENVVVSKLDALASWCRKNSLWPMPFATACCGIELMATGASKHDIARFGAEVFRFSPRQCDLMIVAGRVVMKMLPVLQRIWQQMNEPKWCISMGACASTGGVFDTYSVVQGIDRFIPVDLYLPGCPPRPEQLIQGVIDLQDKIQREGTLGGAEFRLKAQQQPKRALIELPGLVQIDSARNPVVWSSEIK; encoded by the coding sequence GTGGCGGTAGAACTGCCGGAAAACGTGGTGGTCAGCAAGCTGGATGCGCTGGCCAGTTGGTGCCGCAAAAACAGCTTGTGGCCTATGCCCTTTGCCACGGCCTGCTGCGGCATCGAACTGATGGCCACGGGCGCCAGCAAGCACGATATTGCCCGCTTCGGCGCCGAGGTGTTTCGCTTTAGCCCGCGACAGTGCGATTTAATGATTGTGGCCGGCCGCGTCGTGATGAAAATGCTCCCCGTGCTGCAACGCATTTGGCAGCAGATGAACGAGCCCAAGTGGTGCATTTCGATGGGGGCCTGCGCCAGCACGGGCGGCGTGTTCGACACGTACAGCGTGGTGCAAGGGATCGATCGGTTCATTCCGGTGGATTTGTATTTGCCCGGTTGCCCGCCGCGGCCGGAGCAACTGATTCAAGGCGTGATCGACTTGCAGGACAAAATTCAGCGCGAAGGAACGCTGGGCGGAGCGGAGTTTCGCTTGAAAGCCCAACAACAACCGAAGCGGGCGTTGATTGAATTGCCCGGGCTCGTGCAGATCGACAGCGCCCGCAACCCGGTGGTGTGGAGTAGCGAAATCAAGTGA
- the nuoD gene encoding NADH dehydrogenase (quinone) subunit D, giving the protein MPLAPVETRDLAHDEPQDYLWTLNFGPQHPATHTTLRLVLKLDGERVIDAMPDIGYLHSGFEKIGEHLNYNQYVTVTDRMNYISPMTNNVAWHGAVEKLLGLELTPRCQYIRIIIAELSRISDHLLCNGAAGLDTGAFTYFLYAFYQREVIYDIFETLCGARFTNSYTRVGGLMYDMTPLVVEKIRTFCKNFPKTLHDMERLLDRNKIFVDRTKGVGVLTKAEAINRSCSGPVARASGVTRDLRKDDPHLLYGDFAFQVCCATAGDCYARYLVRMQEMWESLRIVEQAIEKLPGGPVNVGIDQRTAFPDKKMVYSTIEGTISHFELQMSNRGFEVPHEEVYSAIEAPNGELGFYIVGDGTETAYRARCRPPSYIHFAVFPHLIRGHTLSDIVAVLGSLNIIAAELDR; this is encoded by the coding sequence ATGCCTTTAGCTCCTGTCGAAACTCGCGACCTGGCCCACGACGAACCGCAGGACTACCTGTGGACGCTGAATTTTGGTCCGCAGCATCCGGCCACGCACACCACGCTGCGGCTGGTGCTGAAGCTGGACGGGGAGCGCGTGATCGACGCCATGCCCGACATCGGCTACTTGCACTCGGGCTTTGAAAAAATCGGCGAGCATTTGAACTACAACCAGTACGTCACGGTGACCGATCGGATGAATTACATTTCGCCGATGACCAACAACGTGGCCTGGCATGGCGCGGTGGAAAAGCTGTTGGGCTTGGAGTTGACGCCGCGGTGCCAGTACATCCGCATTATTATCGCCGAGCTGTCGCGGATCAGCGATCATTTGCTGTGCAATGGCGCCGCCGGGCTCGATACCGGCGCGTTCACGTATTTTTTGTACGCCTTTTATCAGCGGGAAGTGATTTACGACATTTTTGAAACGCTGTGCGGGGCGCGGTTCACCAACAGTTACACGCGCGTCGGCGGGTTGATGTACGACATGACGCCGCTGGTGGTGGAAAAAATCCGCACATTTTGCAAAAACTTTCCGAAAACACTGCACGACATGGAGCGGCTGCTGGACCGGAACAAAATTTTTGTCGACCGCACCAAAGGCGTGGGCGTGCTGACGAAAGCGGAAGCGATTAACCGCAGTTGCAGCGGGCCTGTGGCTCGGGCCAGCGGCGTGACACGCGATTTACGCAAGGACGATCCGCATTTGCTGTACGGCGATTTTGCGTTTCAAGTGTGCTGTGCCACGGCGGGCGATTGCTACGCCCGGTATTTGGTGCGGATGCAGGAAATGTGGGAAAGCCTGCGGATTGTGGAGCAGGCCATCGAGAAGTTGCCGGGCGGGCCAGTGAACGTGGGGATCGACCAGCGGACGGCGTTTCCGGACAAAAAGATGGTGTATTCGACGATCGAAGGAACCATTTCGCACTTCGAACTGCAAATGAGCAACCGCGGGTTTGAAGTGCCGCACGAGGAAGTTTACTCGGCCATCGAAGCGCCCAACGGCGAGCTGGGATTTTACATCGTCGGCGACGGCACGGAAACGGCGTATCGGGCCCGATGCCGGCCCCCTTCGTACATTCATTTTGCGGTGTTCCCGCATTTGATTCGCGGCCACACGCTGAGCGACATTGTGGCGGTGCTGGGCAGTTTGAACATTATTGCGGCCGAACTTGATCGATAG
- the ndhC gene encoding NADH-quinone oxidoreductase subunit A, whose amino-acid sequence MADFLPILLFVLVAALVSCAMLAAPRLIAPRKRTAVKEMPYESGMDPIHDTRRRFAVRFHLVAIAFLVFDVELLFLYPWAVAVRQGAASRAQGAEVSAVGGQWSDFGELSRAVVSGQEQGPALRAPRGIDLAVSDGWIASRNLVFAGAMVFILLVVLGFVYDWRKGVFKWR is encoded by the coding sequence GTGGCGGATTTTCTGCCGATTTTGTTGTTCGTTTTGGTGGCGGCGCTGGTGTCGTGTGCGATGCTCGCCGCGCCGCGGTTGATTGCCCCGCGCAAACGGACCGCTGTCAAGGAAATGCCGTACGAAAGCGGCATGGACCCCATTCACGACACGCGGCGGCGGTTTGCCGTGCGGTTTCATTTGGTGGCGATTGCATTTTTGGTGTTCGACGTGGAGCTGCTGTTTTTGTATCCCTGGGCGGTGGCGGTGCGGCAGGGCGCAGCGAGCAGGGCGCAGGGGGCGGAGGTTTCGGCGGTCGGTGGTCAGTGGTCAGACTTCGGCGAGCTCAGTCGAGCCGTGGTCAGTGGCCAGGAGCAGGGACCGGCACTTCGCGCTCCGAGAGGCATAGATTTGGCGGTGAGCGACGGTTGGATTGCGTCGCGCAACCTGGTGTTCGCCGGGGCGATGGTGTTTATTCTGCTGGTGGTGCTGGGCTTTGTGTACGACTGGCGGAAAGGGGTGTTCAAGTGGCGGTAG
- a CDS encoding NADH-quinone oxidoreductase subunit C — MTLETATIDALKSRIAGATESEFRGQARVVVSAEQIYAALEFLHGERGFDFLADISCVDYLHYRGASDRFGLVYNLVNTVTNERLIVRTFLNEPDLAVPSVTPLWEGANWMEREVWDMFGITFAGHPDHRRILLPEEFAAFPLRKDYPLQGRGERHNFPVITRDSA; from the coding sequence TTGACGCTTGAAACTGCCACCATTGACGCTTTGAAGAGCCGCATTGCCGGGGCGACGGAGAGCGAGTTTCGCGGGCAAGCGCGAGTCGTGGTTTCGGCGGAGCAAATTTACGCGGCGCTGGAGTTTTTGCACGGCGAGCGCGGGTTCGATTTTCTGGCCGATATTAGCTGTGTTGATTATCTGCATTATCGCGGAGCGAGCGACCGCTTCGGGCTGGTTTATAACCTGGTGAACACGGTGACCAACGAGCGGCTGATTGTGCGCACATTTTTGAACGAGCCGGATTTGGCCGTGCCCAGCGTCACGCCGCTGTGGGAAGGGGCCAACTGGATGGAGCGCGAAGTGTGGGACATGTTTGGCATTACGTTCGCGGGGCATCCCGATCATCGCCGCATTTTGCTGCCGGAAGAATTCGCCGCGTTTCCCCTGCGGAAAGATTACCCGCTGCAAGGCCGCGGCGAACGGCATAATTTTCCGGTCATCACCAGGGACAGCGCCTGA
- a CDS encoding DUF1559 domain-containing protein has translation MRTQLPGSGVRSQGFFVGCRPRTTDQGPRTNGFTLVELLVVIAIIGILIALLLPAVQAAREAARRSECKNNLKQIGLAWQTHHDAQKYFPSGGWSWNWTGDPDGGFGPSQPGGWAFSCLPYMEQRQLWEMGKGAALGSAAKNAALAQQMQTFIPTFLCPSRRTEFSTYPFFPAQFQEVVLNVGTTLPAQVARSDYSANCGDRGASQDNVTGAGAVITYDINGGTANGGSTVANSKYGNELNNPIAPTMSINQVASWKWPTNLSSQLTGVTFARSKIRIRDITDGTSHTYMVGEKFLYSDQYDSGMDLSDNEWAWVGMDNDMYVSAWQPAAHDHPRPLVNGVPTADVLDYNRWGGAHPSTFNMVFCDGSVHSIPYTIDSADPKGPSARTKKGIHQWLANRADGISFQIDF, from the coding sequence ATGCGCACTCAATTACCGGGGTCGGGGGTCAGGAGTCAGGGGTTTTTCGTCGGTTGCCGACCACGGACCACGGACCAGGGGCCACGGACAAATGGTTTCACGCTGGTCGAGTTGCTGGTGGTGATTGCCATCATCGGGATTTTGATTGCGCTGTTGTTGCCGGCGGTTCAGGCGGCGCGCGAAGCGGCGCGCCGCAGCGAGTGCAAAAATAATCTCAAGCAAATCGGCCTGGCATGGCAAACGCATCACGACGCGCAGAAATATTTTCCCAGCGGCGGCTGGAGCTGGAATTGGACGGGCGACCCGGATGGAGGCTTTGGTCCTAGCCAGCCCGGCGGTTGGGCCTTCAGTTGCTTGCCTTACATGGAGCAACGGCAACTGTGGGAAATGGGCAAAGGCGCTGCGCTTGGCAGTGCCGCAAAAAATGCAGCCCTGGCCCAGCAAATGCAAACTTTCATTCCCACGTTTTTGTGCCCGTCGCGGCGAACGGAATTCAGCACGTATCCGTTCTTTCCGGCTCAGTTTCAAGAGGTAGTCCTCAATGTAGGCACAACGCTTCCCGCGCAAGTCGCCCGTTCCGATTATAGCGCTAACTGCGGCGACAGGGGAGCTAGCCAAGACAATGTCACAGGCGCCGGCGCAGTCATCACATATGACATTAACGGGGGAACGGCAAATGGTGGTTCGACGGTCGCCAATTCAAAGTACGGCAATGAATTGAATAATCCAATTGCACCCACGATGTCAATCAATCAAGTAGCCAGTTGGAAATGGCCGACCAATCTTTCGTCTCAGCTAACCGGCGTGACGTTTGCGAGGAGTAAAATCCGGATCAGGGATATTACTGACGGCACAAGTCATACTTACATGGTGGGTGAAAAATTCCTGTACTCAGACCAATACGACAGTGGAATGGACCTTTCCGACAATGAGTGGGCGTGGGTGGGTATGGACAACGACATGTACGTCTCTGCTTGGCAACCAGCCGCGCACGATCATCCCCGGCCTCTGGTAAACGGCGTTCCAACTGCTGACGTGCTGGATTACAACCGCTGGGGCGGCGCCCATCCTTCGACGTTCAACATGGTGTTTTGCGATGGGTCTGTGCATAGCATCCCATACACGATTGATTCCGCAGACCCTAAGGGGCCGTCTGCCCGAACAAAAAAAGGCATTCACCAATGGCTTGCTAACCGTGCCGATGGGATCTCGTTTCAAATTGATTTCTAA